In a genomic window of Xylophilus rhododendri:
- a CDS encoding transporter substrate-binding domain-containing protein, producing the protein MLTSSRRRLLVSSAATAAAVAAPAWVRPAFAADKIKVGALYSQTGGLSIVEKMLANAVRLAVSEINAAGGVMGRQVEVVLEDGASDPKTFNEKASKLVTRDRIETVFGCHTSASRKAVLPVFERRNAMLFYQTHYEGFECSKNVVYSGAVANQQLGNYIPWIVQKLGKKKFFIVGSNYVYPREMSKVSKKLIEQSGASWVADEYLELGHSEWASMVRKIKESGADVVLSNVVGDSLVAFYREYKNQGMSQAAVPICATVTSEIEIAAMGAEYAAGSYTSVPYFMSIDTPANKSFIERYRKFVNDPKAVTYHSLEAAYFQVFLWKQAVEAGKSTTADSIRAHIGGQTYDAPGGKVRIDAESLHAWVTPRIGQWQADGQSKVVDAAAQPIRPLPYFAYGETDSNLMCTTKGAAQVKV; encoded by the coding sequence ATGTTGACTTCCTCACGCCGCCGCCTGCTCGTCTCTTCCGCCGCCACGGCAGCCGCCGTCGCCGCGCCCGCCTGGGTGCGTCCGGCCTTCGCCGCCGACAAGATCAAGGTCGGCGCGCTCTATTCGCAGACCGGCGGGCTCTCCATCGTCGAGAAGATGCTGGCCAACGCCGTGCGCCTGGCCGTCTCCGAGATCAACGCCGCCGGCGGCGTGATGGGCCGCCAGGTCGAGGTGGTGCTGGAAGACGGCGCCTCCGATCCCAAGACCTTCAACGAGAAGGCCTCCAAGCTGGTCACCCGCGACCGCATCGAGACGGTGTTCGGCTGCCACACCTCGGCCAGCCGCAAGGCGGTGCTGCCGGTCTTCGAGCGGCGCAACGCCATGCTGTTCTACCAGACCCACTACGAGGGCTTCGAGTGCTCGAAGAACGTGGTCTACAGCGGCGCGGTGGCCAACCAGCAGCTGGGCAACTACATCCCCTGGATCGTGCAGAAGCTGGGCAAGAAGAAGTTCTTCATCGTCGGCTCCAACTATGTCTATCCGCGCGAGATGTCCAAGGTCAGCAAGAAGCTGATCGAGCAGTCCGGCGCCAGCTGGGTGGCCGACGAATACCTGGAACTGGGCCATTCGGAATGGGCCAGCATGGTCCGCAAGATCAAGGAGTCGGGCGCTGACGTGGTGCTGTCCAACGTGGTCGGCGATTCGCTGGTGGCCTTCTACCGCGAGTACAAGAACCAGGGCATGTCGCAGGCCGCGGTGCCGATCTGCGCCACCGTGACCAGCGAGATCGAGATCGCCGCCATGGGCGCCGAATACGCCGCCGGCAGCTACACCTCGGTGCCGTACTTCATGTCGATCGACACGCCGGCCAACAAGTCCTTCATCGAGCGCTACCGCAAGTTCGTCAACGACCCCAAGGCCGTCACCTACCACTCGCTGGAAGCGGCCTACTTCCAGGTCTTCCTGTGGAAGCAGGCGGTGGAGGCGGGCAAGTCGACCACGGCCGATTCGATCCGCGCCCACATCGGCGGCCAGACCTACGACGCGCCCGGCGGCAAGGTGCGCATCGATGCCGAGAGCCTGCACGCCTGGGTCACCCCACGCATCGGCCAGTGGCAGGCCGACGGCCAGAGCAAGGTGGTGGACGCGGCCGCGCAGCCGATCCGCCCGCTGCCGTACTTCGCCTACGGCGAGACCGACAGCAACCTGATGTGCACCACCAAGGGCGCGGCGCAAGTCAAGGTCTGA
- a CDS encoding ANTAR domain-containing response regulator, which produces MPISLLRELPELKVVVVHPPDEEGEALVSHLRRVGCMVSVAWPVPASLASNADVLFLLTEGERRQAIEQLLKSLPKPGPTVIAIVNYEDPTTLQLVLESSAFAVVQKPIKPFGLLASLVAARSMWTEQQTLLKENRKLRRKITSDQAMSRAKTILMASKGISEGEAYQAIRAQAMAKRLSMEQIASSIINMESLLQAAN; this is translated from the coding sequence ATGCCCATATCGCTATTGCGCGAGCTGCCGGAGCTGAAGGTCGTCGTCGTGCATCCGCCGGACGAGGAGGGCGAGGCCCTGGTCAGCCACCTGCGCCGGGTCGGCTGCATGGTGAGCGTGGCCTGGCCGGTGCCGGCTTCGCTCGCCTCGAATGCCGATGTGCTCTTCCTGCTCACCGAGGGCGAGCGCCGCCAAGCCATCGAACAGTTGCTGAAGTCCCTGCCCAAGCCGGGGCCGACGGTCATCGCCATCGTCAACTACGAGGATCCGACGACGCTGCAGCTGGTGCTGGAGAGCAGCGCCTTCGCCGTGGTGCAGAAGCCGATCAAGCCCTTCGGCCTGCTGGCCAGCCTGGTCGCGGCGCGCAGCATGTGGACCGAGCAACAGACCCTGCTCAAGGAGAACCGCAAGCTGCGCCGCAAGATCACCAGCGACCAGGCCATGAGCCGGGCCAAGACCATCCTGATGGCCTCCAAGGGCATCAGCGAGGGCGAGGCCTACCAGGCGATACGCGCCCAGGCCATGGCCAAGCGCCTGTCGATGGAGCAGATCGCCAGCTCCATCATCAACATGGAAAGTTTGTTGCAAGCTGCAAATTGA
- a CDS encoding transporter substrate-binding domain-containing protein, with protein sequence MSTTQTRTWRVGVLFSNTGVTAAVERTQQAATLLAIEEINAAGGVLGAPIEPVLCDPASRPKRYGELARQLCDVEGVRVIFGCHMSSTRKAVLPVVEAHRALLFYPTLYEGFEYSPNCVYTGAAPNQNSVQLVRYLTQNFGKRLFLVGSDYVYPYESNRIIGDLFRQSGGQLLDELYVPLLIGESDMAKVIRRIKAAQPDVIYSTMVGDSIAQFYQAYREAGFDQRTHPIASQSTQEAEIAQMPPEVAEGSITAAPYFSTIDTPANRRFVQAWRQRFGPDLPITANAEAAYFQVKLYAQTLERAGDDRLDAMLPHLHEHEFDAPQGRVRIDKENHHTYLWPRVARVDAGGQFQVVDDPGIRVKPDPYMFESRFDPLAGRAA encoded by the coding sequence GTGAGCACAACCCAAACGCGAACCTGGCGGGTCGGCGTCCTGTTCTCCAACACAGGCGTGACCGCGGCGGTGGAGCGAACGCAACAGGCGGCCACCCTGCTCGCGATCGAGGAGATCAACGCGGCCGGGGGCGTGCTCGGCGCGCCGATCGAGCCGGTCCTCTGCGACCCGGCCTCGCGGCCCAAGCGCTACGGCGAGCTGGCCCGGCAGCTGTGCGACGTGGAGGGCGTGCGGGTCATCTTCGGCTGCCACATGTCCAGCACCCGCAAGGCGGTGCTGCCGGTGGTGGAGGCGCACCGGGCGCTGCTGTTCTACCCGACGCTCTACGAGGGCTTCGAGTACTCGCCCAACTGCGTCTACACCGGCGCCGCGCCCAACCAGAACTCCGTCCAGCTGGTGCGCTACCTCACGCAGAACTTCGGCAAGCGCCTGTTCCTGGTGGGCTCCGACTATGTCTATCCCTACGAGTCCAACCGCATCATCGGCGACCTGTTCCGCCAGTCCGGCGGCCAGCTGCTCGACGAGCTCTACGTGCCGCTGTTGATCGGCGAGAGCGACATGGCCAAGGTGATCCGCCGCATCAAGGCGGCCCAGCCCGACGTGATCTATTCGACCATGGTGGGCGACAGCATCGCCCAGTTCTACCAGGCCTACCGCGAGGCCGGCTTCGACCAGCGCACCCATCCGATCGCCAGCCAGTCCACGCAGGAAGCCGAGATCGCGCAGATGCCGCCCGAAGTGGCCGAAGGCAGCATCACCGCCGCGCCGTATTTTTCCACCATCGACACGCCGGCTAACCGGCGCTTCGTGCAGGCCTGGCGCCAGCGCTTCGGCCCGGACCTGCCGATCACCGCCAATGCCGAAGCCGCCTACTTCCAGGTCAAGCTCTATGCCCAGACCCTGGAGCGCGCCGGCGACGACCGGCTCGACGCCATGCTGCCGCACCTGCACGAACACGAGTTCGACGCGCCGCAGGGCCGGGTGCGCATCGACAAGGAAAACCACCACACCTACCTGTGGCCGCGCGTCGCGCGAGTCGATGCCGGGGGGCAGTTCCAGGTGGTCGACGACCCGGGCATCCGCGTCAAGCCCGACCCTTACATGTTCGAGAGCCGCTTCGACCCGCTCGCGGGCCGGGCCGCCTGA